The Spirochaetota bacterium nucleotide sequence AGTAGATGAACTTGAGAAGATTATGGACAAGAACAAAGACTCTGTTGTAATATACAAATTTAGCAACAGGAACTACTACGAGAGGCAAACGATGGGAGTAAAGAGGAATTCTTCGGATGACTTTATCTTATAGTTTCCATTTTCCGGAAACCCCCCACCTTTTTTGAGTGTCTGAAAAATTTTTG carries:
- the cas2 gene encoding CRISPR-associated endonuclease Cas2, whose product is MFVILVYDFDESRVMKANKVCKRYLTWVQRSVFEGEISDALFRMLVDELEKIMDKNKDSVVIYKFSNRNYYERQTMGVKRNSSDDFIL